The genomic region GCGGGTACGGGCGTGAGACCAAGGTCTGCAAACTTATTCGTTTTCCGGCCGCTCGTGATCCCGAAGTAGTCGGCCTCACGCATCTGATCCTCGGACGGAATATTCATCGTAAACTCTCCCCGTTCGCACAGCGCCGCATGGCTGTACCGTCCGGGCCGTACGGCAATCATCACATGCGGGGGTTCGGACACCGCAATCCCCGTCCATGACACCGCAAGACCGTTCGGCTTTTCGCTGGCATCATAGGTACAGACAACCGTCACCGGGCAGGGCGGCAGAACCGCATAGGCAGGTAACTCACGCTTCATATAACTATATTTTTGCAGCAGGACAATATGTCAGTATGGAAAATACCCTCTACCGTTCTGCAAACAACCGCTGGCTTGCAGGAGTCTGCGGAGGCATCGCCGAATACACAAAAATACCGTCAATACTGATCAGACTGCTCTTTGTCGCCCTGTGCCTTGTTGCCATTCCCATCTCGGTGATTCTCGGCATTTTGATCTACATCGCCGCAATCTATCTTCTCCCTGAAGCCCCGGCCCGCAAAACCATCGAAGATCCGGGTGTTATCGACGCCGAGTTTGAGGTAAAGGAGTAAGACCCGATGCAGGATCATGCACACGATCTCACCGAACCGCCGTTCTATCTTCCGCAGTTTGAACAGGCATACCGCTACATCATCGACGAGTATCCGGTAGCTCCCCGAAAGACGGCAGTCTTCATTCCCTGTGCCGTCCGCAAACCCTACAGCCAAAGCCCGAGCCACAAGCTCTTTCACAAAATGTTCGGCGAGGTGTTCCCGGACACTGATCAGTATCATGTTGTCATCTTCGGCACCTGCGGAACCGTTCCCGCCGAGCTTGAGCTGATGTACCCTTATGCCCACTACCACTACATGCTCGGCAACGTCAGAGACCAGCGCATCAAAGATGACTTTCTCCGCATCGAGACCCGGCGCATTGCCGGATACCTTGAAAAAACGAGGTTCACCTATGAAAAGCGCATCGCCTACTGTATCGGCATCTTCCGCGCCGCAATGGAGGCGGCGGTTGCCGAAACACGGATTCCGGTTGAGATTTATCCGACCCGTCCGGTGATTGCCAAACTCTACGATGCCGACTGCCCGTTTCCGGAAGGAAGTCTTTCCATGCAGGAGTATCTTGACGAGTTCCGCGCAGCACTCATCCGTGTGAGGGATGCCTGAATGGCTGTCCGCGAGGTCTCCGTTGTCCGGCTGGATGAAAAAAAGTCCAAGTTCTACGCACATCTCTATGAGATCGATACCGTCGATGACGTTTTAGAGGTGCGTCAGATTCACGACCGACTCTACAAAAAAGCCGCCCATCACTGCTACGCGATGGTCTGCGGAAACGTCACCGATAGCCGTGCCGACGGCGAGGTCGGATCGCCCGGCCGTGCGCTTGCCGAGGTGATGGAGCGAAACAATCTCGGTTCGCATGTCCTTATGGTCTCCCGCATCTTCGGCGGTATCAAGCTTGGACCAGCCGGCGTTGCCCGTGCGTTCCGCGAAGCCGGTGCCGGCGCGGTGGCGGAGTACCAGAAGACGCGGAAGAAGTTATAGTCCCAGAAAGGAAACAATAGTAGCATGGATAAACTACGCGGATGCCCGATGAGAAACGGCAGTGCCTGTACTGCTGAGGAGTGCCAGTGGTGGAACGATGAGTGGAAAGACTGTGCGGTAAACGTGATGATCCGCTATCTGCGGGCGCAGGATGTTCGTGCAACCTTTGACCACGCGGTTCCCGCCGAGTTCCTCGAAGGCAGCCGGAAATAAATGCGGCCGAAAATTCTTCTCACCAATGATGATGGGGTGAACTCCGGCGGGTTGTGGGCAGCCTACGAGGCGATGTCTGCGTTTGCGGATGTGACCGTTGTCGCGCCGGCGGTTCAGCAGAGCGCGGTCGGCAGATCGATCTCGATCTTTGAACCGCTCCGGATGAACGAGGTACGTATCGGCGATCGGGCGGCTTACAGTGTGGAGGGCAGGCCGACGGACGCGCTGCTGCTCGGCCTCTA from Methanocorpusculum vombati harbors:
- a CDS encoding flavin reductase family protein, with amino-acid sequence MKRELPAYAVLPPCPVTVVCTYDASEKPNGLAVSWTGIAVSEPPHVMIAVRPGRYSHAALCERGEFTMNIPSEDQMREADYFGITSGRKTNKFADLGLTPVPAEHVHAPMIAEFPLSLECRVVSRQEIGSHSVFIAEILAVHAEEGILDEKGRIDVTAMRPLSYDHAKYLYLGQGPVLGRAFSAGKERKKE
- a CDS encoding PspC domain-containing protein, giving the protein MENTLYRSANNRWLAGVCGGIAEYTKIPSILIRLLFVALCLVAIPISVILGILIYIAAIYLLPEAPARKTIEDPGVIDAEFEVKE
- a CDS encoding DUF5591 domain-containing protein, whose amino-acid sequence is MQDHAHDLTEPPFYLPQFEQAYRYIIDEYPVAPRKTAVFIPCAVRKPYSQSPSHKLFHKMFGEVFPDTDQYHVVIFGTCGTVPAELELMYPYAHYHYMLGNVRDQRIKDDFLRIETRRIAGYLEKTRFTYEKRIAYCIGIFRAAMEAAVAETRIPVEIYPTRPVIAKLYDADCPFPEGSLSMQEYLDEFRAALIRVRDA
- a CDS encoding YigZ family protein, whose protein sequence is MAVREVSVVRLDEKKSKFYAHLYEIDTVDDVLEVRQIHDRLYKKAAHHCYAMVCGNVTDSRADGEVGSPGRALAEVMERNNLGSHVLMVSRIFGGIKLGPAGVARAFREAGAGAVAEYQKTRKKL